A region from the Corynebacterium halotolerans YIM 70093 = DSM 44683 genome encodes:
- the msrB gene encoding peptide-methionine (R)-S-oxide reductase MsrB: MTDFKLISDDQWRERLSPEEFYVLRQAGTEPPHVGEYTETTTEGVYSCRACGAELFRSTEKFASHCGWPSFFSPLAGDRIIERVDRSHGMVRTEILCANCESHMGHVFEGEGYDTPTDLRYCINSLSIRLEEKPVEDTAAQD; this comes from the coding sequence ATGACCGATTTCAAGCTCATCAGCGACGACCAGTGGCGCGAGCGCCTCTCGCCCGAGGAGTTCTACGTCCTGCGCCAGGCGGGCACCGAGCCGCCGCACGTCGGCGAGTACACCGAGACCACCACCGAGGGCGTCTACTCCTGCCGCGCATGCGGTGCCGAGCTGTTCCGCTCCACGGAGAAGTTCGCCTCCCACTGCGGGTGGCCGTCCTTCTTCTCGCCGCTGGCCGGCGACCGCATCATCGAGCGCGTGGACCGCTCGCACGGCATGGTCCGCACCGAGATTCTCTGCGCCAACTGTGAGTCGCACATGGGCCACGTCTTCGAGGGTGAGGGCTACGACACCCCGACCGACCTGCGCTACTGCATCAACTCCCTGAGCATCCGGCTCGAGGAGAAGCCCGTCGAGGACACCGCGGCCCAGGACTAG
- a CDS encoding glycosyltransferase family 4 protein — protein sequence MRIGIVCPYSFDEPGGVQAHILDLARVLLEAGHHVRVLGPAGKDAELPDFVVRGGRSLPIRYNGSVARLSFGPHVHARVRDFLTEGRFDVLHIHEPNSPSFSMVALWMATGPIVATYHASSSGSLVLRFFRPVLRPMLEKIRGGIAVSEMARRWQVEQLGGDPVLIPNGVDTSVYAAARVPEAEKTGPVEIVFLGRLDESRKGLDILLRALTRIDREVRVTVMGGGRPRQIAGVDFVGRVSDEDKAAILGRADIYVAPNTGGESFGIVLVEAMAAGCAVVASDLEAFAAVCDAGSEEPAGLLFRTGSDADLAAQLTCLIDDREARLRLVDAGARRARTYDWTSVARDVLTVYETVVDGSMVSAR from the coding sequence GTGAGAATCGGTATCGTCTGCCCCTATTCCTTCGACGAACCCGGGGGAGTTCAAGCCCACATCCTTGATCTCGCCCGGGTGCTCCTGGAGGCGGGGCATCACGTCCGCGTCCTCGGTCCCGCCGGGAAGGACGCTGAGCTGCCCGACTTCGTGGTCAGGGGTGGCCGCAGCCTGCCCATCCGCTACAACGGCTCCGTGGCGCGGCTGTCCTTCGGGCCGCACGTCCACGCCCGCGTCCGGGATTTCCTGACCGAGGGCAGATTCGACGTGCTGCACATCCACGAACCGAACTCGCCGTCGTTTTCCATGGTGGCGCTGTGGATGGCCACCGGCCCGATCGTGGCCACCTACCACGCCTCCAGTTCCGGTTCCCTGGTGCTGCGGTTCTTCCGGCCGGTGCTGCGCCCGATGCTGGAGAAGATCCGCGGCGGCATCGCCGTGTCCGAGATGGCGCGCCGCTGGCAGGTTGAGCAGCTCGGTGGCGATCCGGTGCTCATCCCCAACGGCGTGGACACCTCCGTCTACGCCGCCGCCCGCGTGCCCGAGGCGGAGAAGACCGGGCCCGTGGAGATCGTCTTCCTCGGCCGGCTCGACGAGTCCCGCAAGGGCCTGGACATCCTGCTGCGGGCGCTGACCCGCATCGACCGCGAGGTGCGGGTGACCGTCATGGGTGGCGGCCGTCCCCGGCAGATCGCGGGCGTCGACTTCGTCGGCCGCGTCAGCGATGAGGACAAGGCGGCCATCCTGGGACGCGCCGACATCTACGTCGCCCCCAATACCGGCGGGGAGAGCTTCGGGATCGTGCTGGTCGAGGCGATGGCCGCCGGCTGCGCCGTGGTCGCCAGCGACCTGGAGGCCTTCGCCGCGGTCTGTGACGCCGGTTCCGAGGAGCCGGCCGGACTGCTCTTCCGCACCGGCTCCGACGCCGACCTCGCCGCCCAGCTCACCTGTCTGATCGACGACCGCGAGGCCCGCCTGCGGCTCGTCGACGCCGGCGCCCGGCGCGCGCGGACCTACGACTGGACCTCGGTGGCCCGGGACGTGCTCACCGTCTACGAGACCGTCGTGGACGGTTCCATGGTGAGTGCCCGATGA
- a CDS encoding copper chaperone PCu(A)C translates to MNMRTPLGLTALTAAALALAACTPPNENPSPESTGDTTATTATTATTGNTADAVADTPVSLEDGVVRAKGTDNDMTSVFGTLVNNTDEEVQVTGFTTDLDAESFEIHEVVNGVMQEKPGGFTIDAGGSHELAAGGDHLMIMGHPGEIPAGDAITMTLLLGDGSEVELDPVPVRTIGAGEENYGEDGGLQSGTTPDAAGHGGHQG, encoded by the coding sequence ATGAACATGCGAACCCCCCTCGGACTCACCGCCCTGACCGCCGCCGCGCTGGCGTTGGCCGCCTGCACCCCGCCCAACGAGAATCCCTCGCCCGAGAGCACCGGGGACACCACCGCCACCACGGCCACAACGGCAACCACAGGGAACACGGCCGATGCCGTGGCCGACACCCCGGTCTCCCTCGAGGACGGCGTCGTCCGCGCCAAGGGCACCGACAACGACATGACCTCTGTCTTCGGAACCCTGGTCAACAACACTGACGAGGAGGTCCAGGTCACCGGCTTCACCACGGATCTCGACGCCGAGTCCTTCGAAATCCACGAGGTCGTCAACGGCGTCATGCAGGAGAAGCCGGGCGGCTTCACCATCGACGCCGGAGGCAGCCACGAGCTCGCCGCCGGTGGCGACCACCTGATGATCATGGGCCACCCCGGGGAGATCCCGGCCGGGGACGCCATCACCATGACCCTCCTGCTGGGTGACGGCTCCGAGGTCGAGCTCGACCCGGTGCCGGTGCGCACCATCGGCGCCGGCGAGGAGAACTACGGCGAGGACGGCGGGCTGCAGAGCGGCACCACGCCGGACGCCGCGGGTCACGGTGGACACCAGGGGTAG
- a CDS encoding HIT family protein, which yields MPRDAEEANQPTPGDPDHVYVDRGVGEPDHLTRLWAPYRMGYISERPKAGERGVRTRRSDPFLEAPKHSDEESLIIARGEEVYAILNLFPYNSGHLMVVPYRKVAELENLTPAETAEMMAFAQHAIRTLKKVSRPDAVNVGFNLGKASGGSIGDHLHMHIVPRWPGDANFMTILDGTKVLPQLLRDTRALLADAWQAISREDRKAQGEKDA from the coding sequence TTGCCGCGCGACGCTGAGGAAGCCAACCAGCCGACCCCCGGCGACCCCGACCACGTCTACGTCGACCGCGGGGTCGGGGAGCCCGACCACCTGACCCGCCTGTGGGCGCCCTACCGGATGGGCTACATCTCGGAGCGCCCCAAGGCGGGGGAGCGCGGCGTGCGCACCCGTCGGTCCGACCCGTTCCTGGAGGCCCCGAAGCACTCAGACGAGGAGTCGTTGATCATCGCCCGCGGGGAGGAGGTCTACGCCATCCTCAACCTCTTCCCCTACAACTCGGGGCACCTGATGGTTGTGCCGTACCGCAAGGTCGCCGAGCTGGAGAACCTCACGCCCGCGGAGACGGCCGAGATGATGGCCTTCGCCCAGCACGCCATCCGGACGCTGAAGAAGGTCTCCCGGCCCGACGCCGTCAACGTCGGCTTCAACCTGGGCAAGGCCTCCGGCGGTTCGATCGGCGACCACCTGCACATGCACATCGTGCCGCGCTGGCCCGGCGACGCGAATTTCATGACCATCCTCGACGGCACGAAGGTCCTGCCGCAGCTGCTGCGCGACACCCGGGCCCTGCTCGCCGACGCCTGGCAGGCCATCAGCCGCGAGGACCGCAAGGCACAGGGGGAGAAGGATGCTTAG
- a CDS encoding copper resistance CopC family protein, whose translation MIIPRTLQRPALAALAAAGAVTIAAAPAALAHDVVVSGDPADGAVVEEFPRSIELEFSGIPREGFSTVAVTEQDSGELLYSGEPTIDGQMVTLELPEDVTGGPGEYTVGFQITSSDGHATRGMTTFTVAGDEQSPEAGAEPTNNPDNTDNTDTAATAENVDTPDTTDTTETADTAETAEDTDGGLLSGPLAWVVGAVGILAILGVIIMMIAKGRNTPQE comes from the coding sequence GTGATCATCCCGCGCACGCTCCAGCGACCCGCCCTGGCCGCACTCGCGGCGGCCGGCGCCGTCACCATCGCGGCCGCCCCGGCCGCCCTGGCCCATGACGTCGTCGTCAGCGGCGATCCCGCCGACGGGGCGGTGGTCGAGGAGTTCCCGCGCAGCATCGAGCTGGAGTTCTCGGGGATTCCCCGGGAGGGTTTTAGCACCGTGGCCGTCACGGAACAGGACTCCGGTGAACTGCTGTACTCCGGCGAACCGACGATCGACGGCCAGATGGTGACCCTGGAGCTGCCGGAGGACGTCACCGGCGGCCCCGGCGAGTACACCGTCGGATTCCAGATCACCTCCTCCGACGGCCACGCCACCCGCGGGATGACCACCTTCACCGTCGCCGGCGATGAGCAGTCCCCGGAGGCCGGTGCGGAGCCCACGAACAACCCGGACAACACAGACAACACGGACACCGCCGCAACCGCCGAGAACGTGGACACCCCGGACACCACGGACACCACGGAGACGGCGGATACCGCGGAGACGGCGGAAGACACCGACGGGGGCCTCCTCAGTGGACCGCTGGCCTGGGTCGTCGGGGCAGTGGGCATCCTCGCCATCCTCGGCGTCATCATCATGATGATCGCCAAGGGTCGTAACACGCCACAGGAGTAG
- the pgsA gene encoding phosphatidylinositol phosphate synthase: protein MLSVHGRRPVAVVVEPVARGLLKLGLGPNVVTVLGAAVTTGIAVLLIPTGHLVWAAVLSGIFAAFDMVDGTMARLRGGGTKFGATLDATCDRITDGALFAAITWWLIHSYDAHPALVAASFTVLVSSQVISYVKARGEASGFRMVGGLVERPERLIIGLVGIGLHGFGVSYAVDVAIWLLALGSVYTVIQRLVIAARAPQANDVIAPPAGSREAGQTRKAEL, encoded by the coding sequence ATGCTTAGTGTCCACGGACGTCGACCGGTGGCCGTCGTCGTTGAGCCGGTGGCCCGCGGGCTGCTGAAGCTGGGGTTGGGCCCCAACGTCGTCACCGTGCTCGGCGCGGCCGTGACCACCGGCATCGCGGTGCTCCTCATCCCCACCGGCCACCTGGTCTGGGCGGCGGTGCTCTCCGGTATCTTCGCCGCCTTCGACATGGTCGACGGCACCATGGCGCGCCTGCGCGGCGGGGGCACGAAATTCGGCGCCACGCTCGACGCCACGTGCGACCGCATCACCGACGGGGCGCTGTTCGCCGCCATCACCTGGTGGCTGATCCACAGCTACGACGCCCACCCGGCGCTCGTCGCCGCCTCCTTCACAGTGCTCGTGTCCTCCCAGGTCATCAGCTATGTCAAGGCCCGCGGCGAGGCCAGCGGCTTCCGCATGGTCGGCGGCCTGGTGGAACGCCCCGAGCGGCTGATCATCGGTCTGGTCGGCATCGGTCTGCACGGCTTCGGCGTGTCCTACGCCGTCGACGTGGCGATCTGGCTGCTGGCTCTCGGCAGCGTCTACACCGTCATCCAGCGCCTGGTGATCGCGGCCCGGGCCCCGCAGGCCAATGACGTCATCGCCCCGCCGGCCGGCAGCCGCGAGGCCGGGCAGACCCGGAAGGCCGAACTGTGA
- a CDS encoding pyrimidine reductase family protein: MRPYPVEIPVQTLIGPTQPVGTPETRAVMISTATGSASWGGNTQKLGNATDTALFLGVRQWSDAVLVGAETVRTEDYGPATGTSGEQAERVARGQAPTPVMAVLSLTLDFNPSARIFTDPEHSPLILVPERVLTDAVQARRREQLEAAGAELISTGSGSPAEVIAALHDRGLVRLSCEGGPGVLGLFFSADLIDVLHLTLDPLATAPVEQPLVRMLRGTEPFAHRLELEDFRATADSSLFLRYRRRR; encoded by the coding sequence ATGCGCCCCTACCCCGTCGAGATCCCCGTCCAGACCCTCATCGGCCCGACGCAGCCCGTCGGCACTCCCGAGACCCGCGCGGTCATGATCTCGACCGCCACGGGGTCCGCGTCCTGGGGCGGCAACACCCAGAAGCTGGGCAACGCCACGGACACCGCTCTCTTCCTGGGTGTGCGCCAGTGGTCCGACGCCGTCCTCGTCGGGGCGGAGACCGTGCGGACCGAGGACTACGGACCGGCGACCGGCACCTCCGGGGAGCAGGCCGAGCGCGTCGCCCGGGGCCAGGCGCCCACCCCGGTCATGGCGGTCCTCTCCCTCACCCTCGACTTCAACCCGTCCGCCCGGATATTCACGGATCCGGAGCACTCCCCGCTCATCCTGGTGCCCGAGCGGGTGCTCACCGACGCCGTGCAGGCCAGACGGCGGGAGCAGCTCGAGGCGGCCGGCGCGGAGCTCATCTCCACCGGCTCCGGCTCCCCGGCCGAGGTCATCGCCGCCCTCCACGACCGTGGCCTGGTGCGACTGAGCTGCGAGGGCGGCCCCGGGGTCCTCGGGTTGTTCTTCAGCGCCGACCTGATCGACGTGCTGCACCTGACGCTCGATCCGCTTGCCACCGCCCCCGTCGAGCAGCCGCTGGTCCGCATGCTGCGGGGCACCGAACCCTTCGCCCACCGCCTGGAGCTCGAGGACTTCCGGGCCACCGCGGACAGCTCCCTGTTCCTGCGGTACCGCCGCCGACGCTGA
- a CDS encoding Dyp-type peroxidase yields MRPLSRRGFLTGLSVTAGGAALAACSTDVRSSTRTADTTADIDPAAVETRLEGAIVPFDGVHQAGIATPAQAHLNLVAFRLGEEVDRAGLARLLRLWTEDARRLCTGEAPLGSLEPEMTTVPANLTVTCGFGPRVFEVAGARDRRPDWLAPLPEFSRDQLDPAWGQSDLVLQFCCDDPTMLSHAVRHMVRSGTDYAGVQWMQQGFLRADGGAPTGSTPRNLFGQLDGTVTARSDREWDEQAWIGEGPDWLVDGTAMVVRRISMNLDSWEMLDRTSREESTGRTLDTGAPLTGGGEFTEADYEARDGFGLPVIDPDSHMARARPAADHPEQRLARRSYNYDLPPVPGSGQLSNSGLVFICFQQDPDKQFTPIQARLDEADRLNEWITHIGSAVYWIPPGTSADGRGRDAWWGAGLLESL; encoded by the coding sequence TTGCGCCCGCTCTCCCGTAGGGGTTTTCTCACCGGACTGTCCGTCACCGCCGGTGGTGCGGCGCTGGCCGCCTGCTCGACCGACGTCCGCTCGTCGACGCGCACTGCAGACACCACCGCCGACATCGATCCCGCGGCCGTCGAGACGCGTCTGGAGGGGGCCATCGTCCCCTTCGACGGCGTCCACCAGGCAGGCATCGCCACCCCCGCGCAGGCCCACCTCAACCTGGTGGCGTTCCGCCTCGGGGAGGAGGTGGACCGCGCGGGTCTCGCCCGCCTGTTGCGGCTGTGGACCGAGGACGCGCGCCGGCTGTGCACGGGGGAGGCCCCGTTGGGCAGCCTGGAACCGGAGATGACCACCGTGCCGGCGAACCTGACGGTCACCTGCGGTTTCGGCCCGCGCGTCTTCGAGGTGGCGGGGGCGCGGGACCGGCGCCCGGACTGGCTGGCACCGCTCCCGGAGTTCAGTCGCGATCAGCTGGATCCGGCGTGGGGGCAGTCGGACCTGGTGCTCCAGTTCTGCTGCGACGATCCCACCATGCTCTCCCACGCGGTGCGTCACATGGTCCGCTCCGGCACCGACTACGCCGGGGTCCAGTGGATGCAGCAGGGTTTCCTGCGTGCCGACGGCGGGGCACCCACGGGCTCCACCCCGCGCAACCTGTTCGGCCAGCTCGACGGCACCGTCACCGCCCGCTCCGACCGGGAGTGGGACGAGCAGGCGTGGATCGGCGAGGGGCCGGACTGGCTCGTCGACGGCACCGCGATGGTCGTCCGCCGCATCAGCATGAACCTGGACTCCTGGGAGATGCTGGACCGGACCTCCCGCGAGGAGTCCACGGGCCGCACGCTGGACACCGGCGCCCCGCTGACGGGCGGCGGGGAGTTCACCGAGGCGGACTATGAGGCGCGTGACGGGTTCGGGCTGCCGGTCATCGATCCGGACAGCCACATGGCCCGGGCCCGGCCAGCGGCGGATCACCCGGAGCAGAGGCTGGCGCGGCGCTCCTACAACTACGACCTGCCGCCGGTCCCGGGCAGCGGCCAGCTGTCGAACTCGGGCCTGGTGTTCATCTGCTTCCAGCAGGATCCGGACAAGCAGTTCACCCCGATCCAGGCCCGACTGGACGAGGCCGACCGGCTCAACGAGTGGATCACCCACATCGGCTCGGCGGTCTACTGGATCCCTCCCGGAACCAGTGCCGACGGCCGCGGGCGCGACGCCTGGTGGGGAGCCGGGCTGCTGGAGTCCCTCTGA
- a CDS encoding phosphatidylinositol mannoside acyltransferase, producing the protein MNPLARLRGLGGIDPAAVGYLAGWALVRRLPEPLARALFRFGADRASHDGRGMDQLRRNLARVVGPENVTRDLVRDSVRSYARYWREAFRLPAMREDPVLDARLEDSVVGRDAFEASLNSGRGVILALPHSGNWDMAGMFLVRHFGQFTTVAERVRPEVLFRAFVDYRESLGFEVLALTGGQPPFPRLREVLASGGVIALLGERDLKQSGAEVEFFGEATTMPTGPARLALETGAALHVVHCWFTDGPEGEGWGFSVSDEVEVDELGPTVQRVADLFAANIAAHPEDWHMLQPQWTADIEARRKRRDRERRARGTGGMP; encoded by the coding sequence GTGAACCCCCTGGCACGCCTGCGCGGCCTCGGCGGCATCGACCCCGCCGCGGTGGGCTACCTCGCCGGATGGGCTCTGGTCCGCCGGTTGCCGGAGCCGCTCGCACGTGCGCTGTTCCGCTTCGGCGCGGACCGGGCCAGCCACGACGGTCGCGGCATGGACCAGCTGCGCCGCAACCTCGCCCGCGTCGTCGGTCCGGAGAACGTCACCCGCGATCTGGTGCGGGACTCGGTGCGCTCCTACGCGCGCTACTGGCGGGAGGCTTTCCGTCTGCCCGCCATGCGGGAGGATCCGGTTCTCGACGCCCGCCTCGAGGACTCGGTCGTCGGCCGGGACGCCTTTGAGGCGTCCCTGAACTCGGGGCGCGGGGTCATCCTCGCGCTACCGCACTCCGGCAACTGGGACATGGCCGGGATGTTCCTGGTCAGGCACTTTGGGCAGTTCACCACCGTCGCCGAACGGGTCAGACCTGAGGTGCTGTTCCGGGCCTTCGTCGACTACCGCGAGTCCCTCGGCTTCGAGGTGCTCGCGCTGACCGGGGGGCAGCCGCCGTTCCCGCGGCTGCGGGAGGTGCTGGCCTCGGGCGGTGTCATCGCCCTGCTCGGCGAGCGTGACCTGAAGCAGTCGGGCGCGGAGGTCGAGTTCTTCGGCGAGGCCACCACCATGCCGACCGGCCCCGCCCGCCTGGCGTTGGAGACCGGCGCCGCCCTGCACGTGGTGCACTGCTGGTTCACCGACGGGCCCGAGGGGGAGGGGTGGGGCTTTTCCGTCTCCGACGAGGTCGAGGTCGACGAGCTCGGCCCCACGGTGCAGCGGGTGGCGGATCTCTTCGCCGCCAATATCGCCGCCCACCCGGAGGACTGGCACATGCTGCAGCCGCAGTGGACGGCCGATATCGAGGCGCGGCGGAAGCGCCGGGACCGGGAACGCCGGGCACGCGGGACCGGGGGGATGCCGTGA
- a CDS encoding glycosyltransferase family 87 protein has product MAETPLTDPEPAQPRRTPWDRVGNAVAWPLAVILVIHRIAVLAVNGSVTDDFTTVYSAVRRFLDGVPVYNEVYHYVDPHYLYNPGATLLLSPLGMVGNFELARLAFIVVNAAAIVAALALLTRLFDFSLRSLVWPASITAAFLTESVRNTLIFSNINGLLLLGLAVFLWLLLSGRGWWAGLVIGVMILIKPMFAPLLFLPLVKLDWRTLVGGLAVPVAANVVAWPLVPGAGDYLTRLVPYLGEVRDYANSSLTGMAVYFGMPAALETLVWLLFAAVVGVGVIVLLRWRYSDPLLWATTTTGLLLTGVFFLSSLGQMYYSMMIFPMFFTLLLRRSVFHTWPAWVGAYLFLSPDSWHSNRWVDWGRWADFFQATIGWGILLIAVTTCAVVWWRGERPFASEAGTVPGTGTLADDRVSRPSD; this is encoded by the coding sequence GTGGCCGAGACGCCGCTGACAGACCCGGAGCCCGCCCAACCGCGGCGCACCCCCTGGGATCGGGTGGGCAATGCGGTGGCCTGGCCCCTGGCCGTGATCCTCGTGATCCACCGGATCGCGGTTCTGGCGGTCAACGGCTCGGTCACCGACGACTTCACCACCGTCTACTCGGCGGTCCGCCGCTTCCTCGACGGCGTGCCGGTCTACAACGAGGTCTACCACTACGTCGACCCGCACTACCTCTACAACCCGGGCGCAACGCTGCTGCTCTCCCCGCTGGGGATGGTCGGCAACTTCGAGCTGGCGCGCCTGGCGTTCATCGTGGTCAACGCGGCGGCCATCGTGGCCGCCCTGGCGTTGTTGACGCGCCTGTTCGACTTCAGTCTGCGTTCACTGGTCTGGCCGGCGTCGATCACTGCGGCCTTCCTCACCGAGTCCGTGCGCAACACGTTGATCTTCTCCAACATCAACGGCCTCCTGCTGCTCGGTCTGGCGGTGTTCCTCTGGCTGCTGCTCAGCGGGCGCGGCTGGTGGGCCGGGCTGGTCATCGGGGTGATGATCCTGATCAAGCCGATGTTCGCCCCGCTGCTGTTCCTCCCGCTGGTCAAGCTGGACTGGCGCACGCTGGTCGGCGGCCTCGCAGTGCCGGTGGCCGCCAACGTGGTGGCCTGGCCGCTGGTGCCCGGTGCCGGGGACTACCTCACCCGGCTGGTGCCCTACCTCGGCGAGGTGCGTGACTACGCCAACTCCTCCCTGACCGGCATGGCCGTCTACTTCGGCATGCCCGCCGCCCTGGAGACCCTGGTGTGGCTGCTGTTCGCCGCGGTCGTCGGCGTCGGCGTGATCGTGCTGCTGCGCTGGCGCTACTCCGACCCGCTGCTGTGGGCCACGACAACCACCGGGCTACTGCTGACCGGGGTGTTCTTCCTGTCGTCGCTGGGGCAGATGTACTACTCGATGATGATCTTCCCCATGTTCTTCACCCTCCTGCTGCGCCGCAGCGTGTTCCACACGTGGCCGGCCTGGGTGGGCGCCTACCTGTTCCTCTCCCCCGACTCCTGGCACTCCAACCGGTGGGTCGACTGGGGGCGCTGGGCCGATTTCTTCCAGGCGACGATCGGCTGGGGGATTCTGCTGATCGCCGTCACCACCTGCGCGGTGGTGTGGTGGCGCGGCGAACGCCCGTTCGCGTCCGAGGCGGGCACCGTGCCCGGCACGGGCACGCTCGCCGACGACCGCGTCTCCCGCCCCTCGGACTGA
- the thrS gene encoding threonine--tRNA ligase gives MNATDHSPAVFPSFQVPAGTAVGAAMRELDLPNKGPDAIVCVKDSEGTLKDLSHVPETDAEFTPVPANTEDGRSVIRHSCAHVLAQAVQAEFPGTKLGIGPAIENGFYYDFQVAEPFTPEDLRTLEKRMKKIIKSGQRFERRVYASPEAAAEELADEPFKLELIQDKGNVDPNSDEATEVGAGDLTAYDNLNPRTSEIEWSDLCRGPHIPTTRYIPAFALTRSSAAYWRGDQDNAGLQRIYGTAWEDKESLEAYQHMMAEAEKRDHRRLGNELDLFSFPDEIGSGLPVFHPNGAIVRLEMEEHSRRRHIEAGYSFVSTPHVTKGDLFEKSGHLGFYKDGMFPPLQLDAEYDEEGNETRPGQDYYLKPMNCPMHNLVFDSRGRSYRELPLRLFEFGTVYRYEKSGVVHGLTRARGFTQDDAHIYCTEDQLEDELTTVLEFIISLLRDYGLDDFYLELSTKDPKKYVGDDAIWERSTEILQRVATNSGLELVPDPEGAAFYGPKISVQAKDAIGRTWQMSTVQLDFNMPERFKLEYTASDGSKQQPIMIHRALFGSIERFFGVLLEHYAGAFPAWLAPQQVMGIPVADDFIPHLEEITARLRARGIRATVDTSDDRMQKKIRNHTTGKVPFMLLAGARDVEAGAVSFRFLDGSQVNGVPVDEAVELVDSWIRDRINEQPSEDALAARR, from the coding sequence GTGAACGCCACCGACCATTCCCCGGCCGTCTTCCCCTCGTTCCAGGTTCCCGCGGGCACTGCCGTGGGCGCCGCGATGCGGGAGCTGGATCTGCCGAACAAGGGCCCCGACGCCATCGTCTGCGTCAAGGACTCCGAGGGGACCCTGAAGGACCTCTCGCACGTGCCGGAGACCGACGCCGAGTTCACCCCCGTCCCGGCGAACACCGAGGACGGCCGCTCCGTGATCCGCCACTCCTGCGCCCACGTCCTCGCCCAGGCCGTGCAGGCCGAGTTCCCGGGCACCAAGCTGGGCATCGGCCCGGCCATCGAGAACGGCTTCTACTACGACTTCCAGGTCGCCGAGCCCTTCACCCCGGAGGACCTCAGGACGCTGGAAAAGCGCATGAAGAAGATCATCAAGTCCGGTCAGCGCTTCGAGCGCCGCGTCTACGCCTCGCCCGAGGCCGCCGCCGAGGAGCTCGCCGACGAGCCGTTCAAACTGGAGCTCATCCAGGACAAGGGCAACGTCGACCCCAACTCCGACGAGGCCACCGAGGTCGGCGCCGGTGACCTGACCGCCTACGACAACCTCAACCCGCGCACCAGTGAGATCGAGTGGTCGGACCTGTGCCGTGGTCCGCACATCCCGACCACCCGCTACATCCCGGCGTTCGCCCTGACGCGTTCGTCGGCCGCCTACTGGCGCGGTGACCAGGACAACGCCGGCCTGCAGCGCATCTACGGCACCGCCTGGGAGGACAAGGAGTCCCTCGAGGCCTACCAGCACATGATGGCCGAGGCGGAGAAGCGCGACCACCGCCGCCTGGGCAACGAGCTGGACCTGTTCTCCTTCCCCGATGAGATCGGCTCGGGCCTGCCCGTCTTCCACCCGAACGGCGCCATCGTCCGTCTGGAGATGGAGGAGCACTCCCGCCGCCGCCACATCGAGGCCGGCTACTCCTTCGTCTCCACCCCGCACGTGACCAAGGGCGACCTCTTCGAGAAGTCCGGCCACCTCGGGTTCTACAAGGACGGGATGTTCCCGCCGCTGCAGCTCGACGCCGAGTACGACGAGGAGGGCAACGAGACCAGGCCGGGGCAGGACTACTACCTCAAGCCGATGAACTGCCCGATGCACAACCTGGTCTTCGACTCGCGTGGCCGCTCCTACCGGGAGCTGCCGCTGCGCCTGTTCGAGTTCGGCACTGTCTACCGCTACGAGAAGTCCGGCGTGGTGCACGGGCTGACCCGTGCCCGCGGCTTCACCCAGGACGACGCCCACATCTACTGCACCGAGGACCAGCTCGAGGATGAGCTGACCACCGTGCTGGAGTTCATCATCTCCCTGCTGCGGGACTACGGCCTGGACGACTTCTACCTGGAGCTGTCCACCAAGGACCCGAAGAAGTACGTCGGCGACGACGCGATCTGGGAGCGCTCCACGGAGATCCTGCAGCGCGTGGCCACCAACTCCGGCCTGGAGCTGGTGCCGGATCCGGAGGGCGCGGCCTTCTACGGCCCGAAGATCTCGGTGCAGGCCAAGGACGCCATCGGCCGCACCTGGCAGATGTCCACCGTCCAGCTGGACTTCAACATGCCCGAGCGCTTCAAACTGGAGTACACCGCCTCCGACGGCTCCAAGCAGCAGCCGATCATGATCCACCGCGCGCTCTTCGGTTCCATCGAGCGCTTCTTCGGTGTCCTGCTCGAGCACTACGCCGGCGCCTTCCCGGCCTGGCTGGCCCCGCAGCAGGTCATGGGGATCCCGGTTGCCGACGACTTCATCCCGCACCTGGAGGAGATCACCGCGCGGCTGCGTGCCCGCGGGATCCGGGCGACGGTGGACACCTCGGACGACCGCATGCAGAAGAAGATCCGCAACCACACCACCGGCAAGGTGCCCTTCATGCTGCTGGCCGGCGCCCGTGACGTCGAGGCCGGCGCCGTGAGCTTCCGCTTCCTGGACGGCTCGCAGGTCAACGGTGTCCCCGTCGACGAGGCCGTCGAGCTGGTCGACTCCTGGATCCGCGACCGCATCAACGAGCAGCCGAGCGAGGACGCCCTTGCCGCGCGACGCTGA